In the Natronobacterium texcoconense genome, one interval contains:
- a CDS encoding ABC transporter permease, with translation MSTETHGDQNDVHDDISFEDIDWEAYEGSPELTRTRIAAVLTMGGIVVGWILDYLYGDHRQPLVDYQFGPIEFAPNPGNVEWLFMLTIAVLVLYGIVPLYQNPRRTKHYWKEFKKNKAAVASLIFLVFIFLVALFGPFVVGRPELDVTNAYQPPVFYSYLPGLEGGTWEHPLGTMQSGEDILQVAVIGARVSMMVGLIGCLMIVVLASIVGTTAAYFGGLVDEVLMRFVDIMLTFPTFFLILFVVYLYGGDLFTIIIILGLTTWTATSRLVRSEALQRTEEQYIDAAKNVGASERWIITRHLIPNVSNTIITAATLAIPSLILYEAVLAFLGFGDPNVWSWGRVISEGRGDLQNAWWVATFPGVVLFLTVLAFNFLGDALRDALDPRHG, from the coding sequence ATGAGTACGGAAACACACGGCGACCAGAACGACGTTCACGACGACATCAGCTTCGAAGATATCGACTGGGAAGCGTACGAAGGTAGCCCCGAGTTGACCCGAACGCGGATCGCGGCCGTCCTGACGATGGGCGGAATCGTCGTCGGGTGGATTCTCGACTACCTGTACGGGGACCACCGTCAGCCGCTGGTGGACTATCAGTTCGGTCCGATCGAGTTCGCCCCGAATCCTGGCAACGTCGAGTGGCTGTTCATGCTCACCATCGCAGTGCTAGTCCTTTACGGCATCGTGCCGCTGTACCAGAACCCGCGGCGAACGAAACACTACTGGAAAGAGTTCAAGAAGAACAAGGCCGCCGTAGCGAGCCTGATCTTCCTCGTGTTCATCTTCCTGGTGGCGCTGTTCGGACCGTTCGTCGTCGGTCGACCCGAACTGGACGTCACGAACGCCTACCAGCCGCCGGTGTTCTACAGCTACCTCCCCGGCCTGGAAGGAGGGACCTGGGAGCACCCGCTCGGCACGATGCAGTCGGGAGAGGACATTCTCCAGGTCGCCGTCATCGGCGCTCGAGTGAGTATGATGGTCGGACTCATCGGCTGTCTGATGATCGTCGTGCTGGCGAGCATCGTCGGGACGACTGCCGCGTACTTCGGCGGACTGGTCGACGAAGTGCTGATGCGGTTCGTCGATATCATGTTGACGTTCCCGACGTTCTTCCTCATCCTGTTCGTCGTCTACCTCTACGGTGGTGATCTGTTCACCATCATCATCATCCTGGGGCTGACGACGTGGACGGCGACGTCGCGGCTAGTCCGTTCGGAGGCGCTCCAGCGGACCGAAGAGCAGTACATCGACGCCGCGAAAAACGTCGGTGCGAGCGAACGCTGGATCATCACGCGCCACCTGATACCGAACGTCTCGAACACGATCATCACCGCCGCGACCCTTGCGATTCCGTCACTGATCCTCTACGAAGCAGTGCTGGCGTTTCTCGGCTTCGGCGATCCGAACGTCTGGTCGTGGGGCCGAGTCATCTCCGAGGGGCGCGGTGACCTGCAAAACGCCTGGTGGGTCGCGACCTTCCCCGGCGTGGTCCTGTTCCTGACGGTACTGGCGTTCAACTTCCTCGGCGACGCGCTGCGAGACGCACTCGATCCACGACACGGGTAA
- a CDS encoding ABC transporter permease — protein sequence MKAYIAKRIAWTFFATWITLTITFLLLDFSPISAAGASFVDQQVQQGMAADEARELYQQQLGHGDTVWERYSNFMVGLATFDWGWSSLYDQPVIDVIANSWIYSFQYVFPATVLSVVLGFAIGLYSATHQYTKEDYAATLFAFTGISLPNFWFAIMLILIFATTLGWLPSYYSTDVPLLSWANAEQLILPVIVLSTAAIASEMRYARAESLEYVHAEFVKTARAKGLSENEVTIRHIFRPAMVPLITILVGDILGLLFAGGYVIEVIFQIPGLGLVSYQAIIQQDTPLVLATVLIPVFIAIIGNLIQDICYTVLDPRIDFGDR from the coding sequence ATGAAAGCGTACATCGCAAAGCGGATCGCGTGGACCTTCTTCGCGACCTGGATCACGCTGACGATCACGTTCCTGTTGCTCGACTTCTCGCCAATTTCGGCGGCTGGCGCTTCGTTCGTCGACCAGCAAGTACAGCAGGGAATGGCTGCCGACGAGGCACGAGAACTGTATCAACAGCAGCTCGGGCACGGAGACACCGTCTGGGAACGGTACAGCAACTTCATGGTGGGACTGGCGACGTTCGACTGGGGCTGGTCGTCGTTGTACGATCAGCCAGTCATCGACGTCATCGCCAACTCCTGGATCTACTCGTTCCAGTACGTCTTCCCGGCGACGGTGCTCTCGGTAGTTCTCGGGTTCGCGATCGGCCTCTACTCGGCCACCCACCAGTACACCAAAGAGGACTACGCCGCGACGCTGTTTGCGTTTACCGGGATCAGCCTGCCGAACTTCTGGTTCGCGATTATGCTGATACTGATCTTCGCCACCACGCTCGGCTGGCTACCGTCGTACTACTCGACCGACGTTCCCCTGCTCTCGTGGGCGAACGCGGAGCAACTGATACTCCCCGTGATCGTGCTCTCGACGGCGGCGATCGCCTCGGAAATGCGGTACGCCCGGGCGGAATCGCTCGAGTACGTTCACGCGGAGTTCGTCAAGACAGCGCGGGCAAAGGGGCTCTCCGAGAACGAGGTCACGATTCGGCACATCTTCAGACCGGCGATGGTGCCGTTGATCACGATTCTCGTCGGCGACATTCTCGGCCTGCTGTTTGCCGGCGGCTACGTCATCGAGGTGATCTTCCAGATTCCTGGTCTCGGACTCGTCAGTTACCAGGCGATCATCCAGCAGGATACGCCGCTCGTGCTTGCAACAGTGTTGATACCGGTGTTCATCGCGATTATCGGCAACCTGATACAGGACATCTGTTACACCGTCCTCGACCCACGAATCGACTTCGGTGATCGCTAA
- a CDS encoding ABC transporter substrate-binding protein — protein sequence MAGCSDGEAPAADDGTSDGDSKHWIGAQGSEAPNYNVFRITDTTSSNRVSRVMDPAYVFDENDDIVYRLVRDIDVSDDFTEFTFTLTEYGEWSDPYGQMTAEDWVYSITEIIQGEDNWAAVSMDDDFRMGVDEVPSGFEPADEDGDEAWFNVEETGEFEFTIETPEPYPSFLEEPIIWGFQEVVPRELAEPYVEDRDGDGLNEDDEIQNLAYTGNLGAFTPEVLETEARMYAPRNDDYYLRNYDGHEDSPHIDEWTYQVMREESTRLSAIQSGEITNTGIPARRADEFEERDDVQIIGTPTVYCQSMFYNMRSDGWDALDTAEVRQALTMAVDRESIVEDIQYGYGTVAHTLQPEYSEFYDDSQVVQWDYDPDSARERLEENLPSAYGYSDGRVVDGDGEEVVLDFVFSDSAEATEITARYIQDELDENLGLAVELEPVPWNSMLNEFFYTSPAEARDWDLMAGIGRNSYPRAPEATESYWRATDEPWNTANAYGYDDPHGIADILTESAQETDPEARQENLAEVYGILSEEQPWNFLYFPEDLNGYRAHVEPTEDPSISWGYDIHRWEIEAEQ from the coding sequence TTGGCTGGCTGTTCCGACGGAGAAGCTCCAGCAGCCGACGACGGGACGAGCGATGGAGACTCGAAACACTGGATTGGTGCCCAGGGTAGTGAGGCTCCCAACTACAACGTCTTCCGCATCACCGACACGACCTCCAGCAATCGCGTCTCCCGGGTGATGGACCCGGCGTACGTGTTCGACGAGAACGACGACATCGTCTATCGACTCGTCCGGGACATCGACGTCAGCGACGATTTCACCGAGTTCACGTTCACGCTCACGGAGTACGGCGAGTGGAGCGACCCCTACGGCCAGATGACCGCCGAGGACTGGGTCTACTCCATCACCGAGATCATCCAGGGCGAGGACAACTGGGCAGCCGTCTCCATGGACGACGACTTCCGAATGGGCGTCGATGAAGTCCCATCCGGCTTCGAACCCGCCGACGAGGACGGCGACGAAGCGTGGTTCAACGTCGAAGAGACCGGCGAGTTCGAGTTCACGATCGAGACGCCGGAGCCGTATCCGTCGTTCCTCGAGGAACCCATTATCTGGGGCTTTCAGGAAGTCGTTCCCAGGGAACTCGCCGAACCGTACGTCGAGGACCGCGACGGCGACGGACTAAACGAAGACGACGAGATTCAGAACCTCGCCTACACCGGCAATCTCGGCGCGTTCACGCCCGAGGTGCTCGAGACCGAAGCGCGGATGTACGCCCCGCGCAACGACGACTACTACCTTCGCAACTACGACGGCCACGAGGACTCCCCGCACATAGACGAGTGGACGTACCAGGTCATGCGTGAAGAATCGACGCGACTGTCGGCGATCCAGTCCGGAGAGATTACCAACACCGGTATCCCGGCCCGGCGAGCCGACGAGTTCGAGGAGCGAGACGACGTCCAGATCATCGGCACGCCGACGGTCTACTGCCAGAGTATGTTCTACAACATGCGAAGCGACGGCTGGGACGCGCTCGACACTGCCGAGGTGCGCCAGGCGCTCACGATGGCCGTCGACAGGGAGTCGATCGTCGAGGACATCCAGTACGGGTACGGGACGGTCGCCCACACCCTCCAGCCCGAGTACTCCGAGTTCTACGACGACTCCCAGGTCGTTCAGTGGGACTACGATCCCGACAGTGCGCGTGAGCGTCTCGAGGAGAACCTCCCTAGTGCCTACGGCTACTCGGACGGACGGGTCGTCGACGGCGACGGCGAGGAGGTCGTCCTCGATTTCGTCTTCTCGGACTCGGCCGAGGCAACCGAGATTACGGCCCGGTACATCCAGGACGAGTTGGACGAGAACCTCGGACTCGCGGTCGAACTCGAGCCGGTCCCGTGGAATTCGATGCTAAACGAGTTCTTCTACACGTCACCCGCGGAAGCCCGCGACTGGGACCTGATGGCCGGCATCGGACGGAACTCGTATCCGCGAGCGCCGGAGGCAACCGAGAGCTACTGGCGTGCGACCGACGAGCCGTGGAACACCGCTAACGCGTACGGATACGACGATCCACACGGTATCGCCGATATCCTCACCGAATCCGCTCAGGAGACCGATCCCGAGGCTCGCCAGGAGAACCTCGCCGAAGTGTACGGTATCCTCAGCGAGGAACAGCCGTGGAACTTCCTCTACTTCCCGGAGGATCTCAACGGCTACCGCGCACACGTCGAACCGACGGAGGACCCGAGCATCTCCTGGGGCTACGACATCCACCGCTGGGAGATCGAGGCCGAGCAGTAA
- a CDS encoding CBS domain-containing protein encodes MLLRQIMSTPAVTIAPSATLREAVETMLEERIGSIVVVDPGMVGIVTRSDILRTQHRTGARLEDLRVQDAMTSEEIVRISPTSDVIEALEKMMEHDVKKLPVFEGIELVGVVTMSDVARCLPERVDEVRQTLKRKNKDGW; translated from the coding sequence ATGCTACTCAGACAGATCATGTCCACGCCGGCGGTGACGATCGCGCCGTCGGCGACGCTTCGCGAGGCCGTCGAGACGATGCTGGAAGAGCGGATCGGCAGCATCGTCGTCGTCGATCCGGGAATGGTCGGCATCGTGACCCGGTCGGATATCCTCCGAACGCAACACCGGACCGGCGCACGGCTCGAGGACCTGCGAGTGCAAGACGCGATGACGTCCGAAGAGATCGTCCGGATATCGCCGACCAGCGACGTCATCGAGGCGCTCGAGAAGATGATGGAACACGACGTCAAGAAGTTGCCCGTTTTCGAGGGGATCGAACTCGTCGGCGTGGTGACGATGAGCGACGTCGCTCGCTGTCTACCCGAACGCGTCGACGAGGTTAGACAGACGCTCAAACGGAAGAACAAGGACGGCTGGTGA
- a CDS encoding HVO_0649 family zinc finger protein — translation MSVHRSPFDRLREKFDSSELECRQCGYHASDGGWRVTTSGNRVQYQFVCPACDAVETREMRLSSGPR, via the coding sequence ATGTCAGTCCATCGGTCGCCGTTCGACCGGCTTCGCGAGAAGTTCGACAGCTCGGAGCTCGAGTGTCGGCAGTGTGGCTACCACGCATCCGACGGGGGCTGGCGAGTGACGACCTCGGGAAACCGGGTCCAGTACCAGTTCGTCTGTCCGGCCTGTGACGCGGTCGAGACGCGGGAGATGCGCCTGTCGAGCGGCCCTCGATGA
- a CDS encoding bacterio-opsin activator domain-containing protein — translation MSDIDAESTSEERPSPSAAALEQLVDPVVAVADGRVTYANEAARKAFGVPDEATEPAEFVAGWDVLGEAIDETTVGTARRVELQGSEYDARVHRDDDGATIVFRSDRETEATSDRVVKERAINEAPVGITISDPDREDNPLVYINDAYQEITGYSYDDVVGRNCRLLQGPDSDEETIAEMAAAIDEDRPVTVEIRNYRKDGTEFWNEVTIAPVRNDAGEVTNYVGFQNDITARKEAELALERRTEELEYILDRVEGLVQDVTSAVAGSTDRAELETVVCDRIAAEDAYEGAWIGERNPATRTIEVRASTGVSPDPIATDADHPAAATLPNEVVAVDTVDGTTLASFPLFYNDIEYGVLTVHVDGDREVDDRESVILSALARAVASGINARETSRVLETDAVVAVELEIEDETIAPVALSADTDCRFEYRRSVHRSDAGTASLFSVTGDVDELTDAAAARDGVDCRVIVERDDGCLVELSGEDDPVSWLSERGVRTTAIEVDDGSATLSLEIPRSANVRSIVETAADRYTRTDVRSFQPRDRDGRSQQEFAAVLESELTDRQFAALQRAYLGGYFEWPRPTTGEELAQSMGVSRPTFHEHLRSAEEKLCRAFFEDW, via the coding sequence ATGAGTGATATCGATGCGGAGTCGACGTCGGAAGAACGTCCGTCCCCGTCGGCGGCTGCGCTCGAGCAGCTCGTCGATCCGGTCGTCGCCGTCGCCGACGGTCGGGTTACGTACGCGAACGAGGCAGCACGGAAGGCGTTCGGCGTTCCCGACGAAGCCACGGAACCGGCCGAGTTCGTAGCGGGATGGGATGTGCTCGGGGAAGCGATCGACGAAACCACCGTTGGAACGGCTCGACGGGTCGAACTCCAGGGGTCCGAGTACGATGCACGGGTCCACCGTGACGACGACGGTGCGACGATCGTCTTCCGGTCGGACCGCGAGACCGAGGCGACGAGCGACCGCGTCGTCAAGGAACGAGCGATCAACGAGGCACCTGTCGGGATCACGATTTCGGACCCCGACCGCGAGGACAACCCGCTGGTCTACATCAACGACGCCTACCAGGAGATCACTGGCTACAGTTATGACGACGTCGTCGGCCGCAACTGCCGGCTCCTCCAGGGACCCGACTCCGACGAGGAGACGATCGCAGAGATGGCCGCCGCGATCGACGAGGATCGCCCGGTCACCGTCGAGATCAGGAACTACCGCAAGGACGGCACCGAGTTCTGGAACGAGGTGACGATCGCACCCGTCCGCAACGACGCGGGCGAAGTCACCAACTACGTCGGCTTCCAGAACGACATCACCGCGCGCAAAGAGGCCGAACTCGCACTCGAGCGCCGGACCGAAGAACTCGAGTACATCCTCGATCGCGTCGAGGGACTCGTCCAGGACGTCACGAGCGCAGTCGCTGGCTCGACCGACCGCGCGGAACTCGAGACGGTGGTCTGTGATCGGATCGCTGCGGAGGACGCCTACGAGGGCGCCTGGATCGGCGAACGCAATCCGGCGACCAGGACGATCGAGGTCCGGGCGAGTACAGGGGTCTCGCCCGACCCGATCGCGACCGACGCCGATCACCCGGCCGCGGCGACACTCCCGAACGAGGTCGTCGCCGTCGACACCGTCGACGGGACGACCCTGGCCTCGTTTCCGCTCTTCTACAACGATATCGAGTACGGCGTGTTGACCGTCCACGTCGACGGCGACCGCGAGGTCGACGACCGGGAGTCGGTCATCCTCTCGGCGCTCGCCCGGGCCGTCGCCAGCGGTATCAACGCCCGCGAAACCAGCCGCGTCCTCGAGACCGACGCCGTGGTCGCCGTCGAACTCGAGATCGAAGACGAGACCATCGCTCCGGTCGCTCTCTCGGCCGACACGGACTGTCGCTTCGAGTACCGACGGTCGGTTCACCGATCGGATGCCGGAACAGCCTCGTTGTTTTCCGTGACCGGCGACGTCGACGAACTCACCGACGCGGCTGCGGCCCGGGACGGCGTCGACTGTCGGGTGATCGTCGAGCGCGACGATGGGTGTCTGGTGGAACTCTCCGGGGAGGACGATCCCGTCAGTTGGCTCTCCGAGCGAGGCGTTCGAACGACCGCTATCGAAGTCGACGACGGAAGTGCAACCCTGTCGCTCGAGATTCCACGTTCGGCGAACGTTCGATCGATCGTCGAAACCGCCGCGGATCGGTACACACGGACCGACGTTCGCTCGTTCCAGCCGCGAGATCGCGACGGCCGAAGCCAACAGGAGTTCGCTGCCGTCCTCGAGAGCGAACTCACCGATCGCCAGTTCGCCGCGTTACAGCGGGCCTATCTCGGCGGCTACTTCGAGTGGCCTCGTCCGACGACCGGGGAGGAACTCGCTCAATCGATGGGCGTCTCGCGGCCGACGTTTCACGAGCACCTGCGATCGGCCGAGGAGAAACTCTGTCGGGCGTTTTTCGAGGACTGGTGA
- a CDS encoding DUF1328 family protein: MLEFATPLQAGGGFLYWAIVFFVLAIIAAAVGARGVAGISMEIARIFVLIFIVLAIVALLL, from the coding sequence ATGCTCGAGTTCGCAACTCCGTTACAGGCTGGTGGCGGCTTCCTGTACTGGGCGATCGTGTTTTTCGTCCTGGCAATCATCGCGGCGGCCGTCGGCGCACGCGGCGTCGCCGGTATCTCGATGGAGATCGCTCGTATCTTCGTCCTGATCTTCATCGTGCTGGCGATCGTGGCGTTGCTGTTGTAG
- a CDS encoding aldehyde ferredoxin oxidoreductase family protein, giving the protein MTELGGFQDNVARIDLSEGSVAYESIDEDDAKKYIGARGLGVKYVFEQGPDVDPLGPDNLLAFMNGPLSGTQVTMSGRIAVCTKSPLTGTVTDSHHGGWSGARLKWAGFDGLLFEGEADDPVYAVVEDGEVELRDASHVWGKGVHEARDTLEEEVDGSYGKNLSFMGIGPGGENEVRYACIMNEDDRSSGRGGTGCVMGSKNLKAVVVKSSTKMPQPADKETFMEGHQQAMQAIQESEVTAPNEGGLSQFGTNVLMNITEEMSGLPTRNGKYTSTRDAREDGFADDEFDSEQVSGENVRENILVDEPTCHSCPVACKKEVEVQAMHKGEEMNVRMESYEFESAYALGPNSGNTERDDVAVMIDRCNDMGVDTIDTGNMMAMAMEMTEEGKLEDVGGLDWGDTETMIDMIEKIAHREGELADLLAEGARRVADEIGAHDNSLAVKGQTIAAYDPRCMKGMGIGYATSNRGACHLRGYTPAAEILGIPEKVDPYEWEGKGELTAEFQDLHAISDSFDICKFNAFAEGIEEYVMQYNGMTGRDVTEEELMEAGERVYNLERYYNNLVGFDGDDDSLPERFLEDGIPGQGASEGEYCELEQMKDEYYDYRGWVDGVVPDEKLEALEIEIGPGTGVSSDGGAAAPSDD; this is encoded by the coding sequence ATGACAGAACTCGGCGGTTTTCAGGACAACGTCGCCCGCATCGATCTCTCCGAGGGGTCCGTCGCCTACGAGTCGATCGACGAGGACGACGCAAAGAAGTATATCGGTGCCCGGGGACTCGGGGTAAAGTACGTCTTCGAACAGGGACCGGACGTGGATCCGCTCGGCCCCGACAATCTGCTTGCCTTCATGAACGGACCGCTGTCGGGCACGCAGGTCACCATGAGCGGCCGGATCGCGGTCTGTACGAAGTCGCCGCTGACCGGCACCGTCACCGACAGTCACCACGGTGGCTGGTCGGGCGCACGCCTGAAATGGGCAGGTTTCGACGGCCTGCTGTTCGAAGGTGAGGCCGACGACCCGGTCTACGCGGTCGTCGAGGACGGCGAGGTCGAACTGCGCGATGCTTCTCACGTATGGGGCAAGGGCGTCCACGAAGCCCGTGACACGCTCGAGGAGGAGGTAGACGGCTCCTACGGCAAGAACTTGAGCTTCATGGGGATCGGTCCCGGCGGCGAGAACGAGGTACGATACGCCTGCATCATGAACGAGGACGACCGTTCCTCGGGTCGTGGTGGGACGGGCTGTGTGATGGGGTCGAAGAACCTCAAGGCGGTCGTCGTCAAATCGAGCACGAAGATGCCCCAGCCCGCGGACAAGGAGACGTTCATGGAGGGCCACCAGCAGGCGATGCAGGCCATCCAGGAGTCGGAGGTTACCGCACCCAACGAGGGTGGGCTCTCGCAGTTCGGGACGAACGTCCTGATGAACATCACCGAGGAGATGTCCGGTCTTCCCACGCGAAACGGGAAGTACACCTCGACGCGGGACGCCCGCGAAGACGGCTTCGCCGACGACGAGTTCGACTCCGAGCAAGTCTCGGGCGAGAACGTCCGCGAGAACATCCTCGTCGACGAGCCGACCTGTCACTCCTGTCCGGTCGCCTGCAAGAAGGAGGTCGAGGTCCAGGCGATGCACAAGGGCGAGGAGATGAACGTTCGGATGGAATCCTACGAGTTCGAGTCGGCGTACGCACTCGGGCCCAACTCCGGGAATACCGAACGCGACGACGTCGCCGTGATGATCGACCGCTGTAACGACATGGGCGTCGACACCATCGACACGGGCAACATGATGGCGATGGCCATGGAGATGACTGAAGAGGGCAAACTCGAGGACGTCGGCGGGTTAGACTGGGGTGACACCGAGACCATGATCGACATGATCGAGAAGATCGCCCATCGCGAGGGCGAACTTGCGGATCTGCTCGCGGAGGGTGCTCGCCGGGTCGCCGACGAGATCGGTGCACACGACAACTCGCTGGCCGTCAAAGGCCAGACGATCGCTGCCTACGACCCACGCTGCATGAAGGGGATGGGTATCGGCTACGCGACCTCGAATCGCGGTGCCTGCCACCTGCGTGGCTACACTCCTGCCGCCGAAATCCTCGGTATTCCCGAGAAAGTCGATCCCTACGAGTGGGAGGGCAAAGGCGAACTCACCGCCGAATTCCAGGATCTGCACGCCATCAGCGACTCCTTCGACATCTGCAAGTTCAACGCCTTCGCGGAAGGCATCGAGGAGTACGTCATGCAGTACAACGGCATGACCGGCCGCGACGTCACCGAGGAAGAGCTAATGGAGGCCGGCGAACGCGTCTACAACTTAGAGCGGTACTACAACAACCTCGTCGGCTTCGACGGCGACGACGACTCGCTGCCCGAGCGGTTCCTCGAGGACGGCATCCCCGGGCAGGGCGCCAGTGAAGGCGAGTACTGCGAACTCGAGCAGATGAAAGACGAGTACTACGACTACCGCGGCTGGGTCGACGGCGTCGTCCCCGACGAGAAACTCGAGGCACTCGAGATCGAGATCGGTCCCGGAACGGGCGTCAGCAGCGACGGCGGTGCCGCTGCACCCTCGGACGACTGA
- a CDS encoding YIP1 family protein: MGFVNQWKGINWSIVRDPHDFLAGYDQTNSAVFPIAFMLASFIAVMVPLGSLSVVLNITAPADAAVGFAAFLSIGIVLWLIALVEALLVHGIAYLAGARGLTTTLEAYAFPTLVRYAVWWIPLVNFAFGLYGLYLQMKGLASFHDIPMERAVVAVLFVPFLYIVLFIAVFVAAFASGI; this comes from the coding sequence ATGGGATTTGTAAACCAGTGGAAGGGTATTAACTGGAGCATCGTCAGGGACCCACACGATTTCTTGGCAGGGTACGATCAAACCAATTCGGCCGTCTTCCCAATTGCGTTCATGCTGGCGTCGTTCATCGCCGTCATGGTTCCGCTCGGGTCGCTCTCAGTCGTTCTCAATATTACAGCACCGGCCGACGCAGCCGTCGGTTTCGCTGCCTTTCTGTCAATCGGTATCGTGCTCTGGCTCATCGCCCTCGTCGAAGCCCTCCTGGTGCACGGTATCGCATATCTGGCCGGTGCACGCGGCCTGACTACCACGCTCGAGGCCTACGCGTTCCCGACACTCGTCCGATACGCAGTGTGGTGGATTCCGCTAGTCAATTTCGCGTTCGGACTGTATGGCCTCTACCTCCAGATGAAGGGATTGGCGTCGTTTCACGACATTCCGATGGAACGAGCCGTGGTAGCCGTCCTTTTCGTGCCGTTCCTGTACATAGTTCTGTTTATCGCCGTTTTCGTCGCTGCGTTCGCTTCTGGGATCTAA
- a CDS encoding winged helix-turn-helix domain-containing protein — MSATNPTMRGWPTEDETADLGSVLGALDDDACREILEAASEETLTATELSEQCDIPTSTAYRKVEKLTEAGLVEEKVRINTSGKHATEYRTAFDDVVVTVADGGVELELTRPDTESNIGSAAPIAGD; from the coding sequence ATGTCCGCTACGAACCCAACGATGCGAGGATGGCCGACTGAAGACGAAACCGCCGATCTCGGGAGCGTGCTCGGTGCACTGGACGACGACGCCTGCCGGGAGATCCTCGAGGCCGCGAGCGAGGAAACCCTGACTGCAACCGAACTCTCCGAGCAGTGTGACATTCCCACCTCGACTGCCTACCGCAAGGTCGAGAAACTGACCGAGGCTGGACTCGTCGAGGAGAAGGTCCGCATCAACACGTCCGGCAAACACGCCACGGAGTACCGTACGGCGTTCGACGACGTCGTTGTCACCGTCGCCGACGGCGGCGTCGAACTCGAGCTGACCAGACCCGACACCGAGTCGAACATCGGCTCGGCGGCCCCGATCGCCGGCGACTGA
- a CDS encoding helix-turn-helix domain-containing protein yields the protein MTSGIRAEIKIDDPPSCVVSDAAADASGTVHSVSKSADPAAPERVTEEFLLEPDDPDDEPDLERVELTEIFSYGSSSTYRFGRDLGRGCPCEVVEGFDCPVVDVRAKGSSLYITFHAPDMQGLQAIIGELQQQCETIDVQRLLQSQQDHSEQNLVFVDRSTLTARQLEVLETAHRMGYFEHPKRANAGEVADELGITSTTFTEHLAAAQTKILDAILDHDGGG from the coding sequence ATGACTTCGGGGATCCGTGCCGAAATCAAGATCGACGATCCGCCGTCCTGCGTCGTCAGCGACGCCGCTGCCGACGCCAGCGGAACGGTCCACTCGGTCTCGAAGAGCGCCGACCCCGCCGCGCCCGAACGCGTCACCGAGGAGTTCCTGCTCGAACCCGACGATCCCGACGACGAACCGGACCTCGAGCGCGTCGAACTGACGGAGATCTTCTCCTACGGCTCGAGTTCCACCTACCGGTTCGGTCGCGACCTCGGCCGGGGCTGTCCCTGCGAGGTCGTCGAGGGGTTCGACTGTCCGGTCGTCGACGTGCGCGCGAAGGGGTCGTCGCTGTACATCACCTTCCACGCGCCGGACATGCAGGGGCTCCAGGCGATCATCGGCGAACTGCAACAGCAGTGCGAGACGATCGACGTCCAGCGGCTGCTCCAGTCCCAGCAGGACCACTCCGAGCAGAACCTCGTCTTCGTCGACCGAAGCACGCTGACCGCACGGCAACTCGAGGTGCTCGAGACGGCCCACCGGATGGGCTACTTCGAGCATCCGAAGCGAGCGAACGCCGGCGAGGTCGCCGACGAACTGGGAATCACGAGCACGACGTTCACCGAACACCTCGCCGCAGCACAGACGAAGATTCTGGACGCGATCCTCGACCACGACGGGGGCGGATAA
- a CDS encoding DUF7560 family zinc ribbon protein, translating into MSRYEFTCPECGQEIEVNESMQEATLTHGCPVCGSDVTAADFAEKQQPN; encoded by the coding sequence ATGAGCAGATACGAATTCACCTGCCCGGAGTGTGGGCAAGAGATCGAGGTCAACGAGTCGATGCAGGAGGCCACGTTGACACACGGCTGTCCCGTCTGTGGCTCCGACGTTACGGCGGCGGATTTCGCCGAGAAACAACAGCCGAACTAA